The Roseisolibacter agri genome contains the following window.
CCGCGCGCACGGGCGCCGGCCGGCCCCGTCTCCGGACGAAAACGGCCGCAGGGTGGGTGGCGGAATGAGGTGAGCTCGACGGGGGAGCGGACCGGTCACACGGTCGGCTCCCCCGTCGGCATTGGGGGCTCCCCCACCGCTGCCCCACCGCTCCACCACCGCTCCACGACCGGCACGCCCATTGCCCCCTCCCTCCGGCTGGCCCGCCCCAACCCAACCGAGGATCAGACGATGAGAGCTCAGGACATCATGACGAAGGACCCGCGCGTGGTGACGCCGGAGACCCCGGTGCAGGAGGCCGCGCGCCTGATGCAGAGCGAGGACACGGGCGTGCTCCCGGTCGTCGAGTCGAACCAGAGCCGCCTCCTGGTCGGCGTCATCACGGACCGCGACCTGGCGCTGCGCGTGGTGGCCGAGGGGAAGACGTCGGCGAGCGTGCGCGACGCGATGTCGAGCGGCGTGAAGACGGCCAAGCCCGACGACAACGTGAAGGACGTGATGGACCTGATGGCCCGCGAGCAGGTGCGCCGCATCCCGATCGTCGACGACCGCGGGATGGTGGTCGGCATCGTCTCGCAGGCCGACGTCGTGCTGGAG
Protein-coding sequences here:
- a CDS encoding CBS domain-containing protein, which encodes MTKDPRVVTPETPVQEAARLMQSEDTGVLPVVESNQSRLLVGVITDRDLALRVVAEGKTSASVRDAMSSGVKTAKPDDNVKDVMDLMAREQVRRIPIVDDRGMVVGIVSQADVVLEAGNDKRAEQTIEEISKPA